The Mercurialis annua linkage group LG7, ddMerAnnu1.2, whole genome shotgun sequence genome includes the window GTTGATTCCATATAACATGTCACCCTGGATTTGCATGAAGCaatcatcttttattttatcaatgatCATCCCAGGGAAAAAGGGTCCTGGAAATGACATTGATGTCTACTTGCAACCTCTGATCGAAGAGCTGAAACTGTTATGGGAAGGTGTAGAAACCTACGACGCTTTTGGGGGTGAAACTTTTAACTTAAGAGGTGCATTAATGTGGACTATTAATGACTTCCCTGCTTATGCTTATTTATCAGGCTGGAGTACTAAAGGGAGGTTTGCTTGTCCATGTTGTGCTGAATTCACAAATTCAAGATGGTTATATAAGGGTGGAAAACATTGCTATATGGGTCATCGCCGGTGGTTACCACATGATCATTCATTTCGCTTCAAGGAACATCTTTTTGATGGAACCCAAGAATTAGGCATGGCACCTGTACGAGCTACAAGTGGTGATGTTTTAAACCAATTAGATGATCTTCAATTTGGTTTAGAGCAATTAGGAAAGCAGTCCAAATCTAAGAAAGGGAAAAGAAAAAAGCAAACTCCTTGAACTGAATATTATTTGATGCGATAGGAGAAATTCTTGATTCCTCCCGAGACAAAAAGTTGGGTTCTTGAATCAGTCGGTAAAAAATGGAGGGATTACAAATCTGATCTGAAGTTACAGTATTACAGCCGAGATAAACCTAAGGAACAAGTCAAAACAAATGTTCCGAAAGGGGTTGAAATAACTCAATGGCGTATTTTGGTCAATGGATGGTACACTGAGAGAAGTCAGGTTTGTATTTAGCCATATGTTATGTGattgtttattataaatgaTAATTTGTATaactgatttattttttttgtagaaaTTGAGCCAGATAAATACTGCCAATGcaaataagaagaaaaacaagCAAACTACTGGAAGAAAAAGTTATGCAAGACTTAGAAAAGAAATGGTAATTATGTATTTACACcgatgaaattttaatttaattctctaacaaattttttgtatttttaggaAATACAAAGTGGAGTGGCCCCTGATCGACTTACTTTTTTTGAAACGACCCATAGAAAGAAGGATGGCACATATGTTGATGACAATAGCAAAGAGCTTATGGTACGTACTTCTTTCTATTACTgcgttatttttgaaattagtCTGTTATTTCAAATGATATGTTGATGACAATAGCAAATGATATGGGTCTGATTAGTCTGATTTAGGTGGCCAAAAGTAAGTAAGAACAGACAAAAGTAAGTAGGAACAGACAAAATGAATCTTAGTTAGTAAAACAGGTTCTTGTTTTCTCATAATGATCAAGAACTGGTGTTTGAATCTTGATCAAGATACTCTCATGAAGAGCAGTCTTATATTCTGTATAAAAATGGAGTTTCAGAGCGATTTATAAATATAcagattttttctttttctcatttgattttcagatttattttttatatcattttctCTATTGGTAAAAGACTAACTATTGAGTTGTTTTTGTTGCAAATATATTAGGAGAAAGCTAAGACTCTTCAAGCAGAACGTAGTGAAGGTTCTAGCACGAATCTAGCACAAATAAATGAAGAAATCTTTCAAGAACTAACGGGTCCGGAGCATCATGGGAGAGTACGTGGTATGGGTTCTGGAATCACTCCTACAAGGTATTTTGGATCGACTAGGTATAATATTGGAGAAAAATGGCGCAATACTACAAACTCAAGTGAATCGGAAGAGGTTAAAGATCTCAAGGAACAAGTCAAAAATATGTCCAAAACCGTGGAGGCTTTATCTGCATTTATCAAAAGGCAATTTCCGGAACAACAATGGATGCCTACAGCTCAGGTATTATTTACATATTACATATATACTTTAAGTGGTTTAGCAGAATTTGAATGGTTTCTGACATGACATGTTTAGAGAACTGAGAATCAGCTAGATCCCTCTCATTTGTCCTCTCTTTTTgtatctttttcctttctcatTTATGAACTGAAAATAAATCTATTGTTGATGCATAATTTTTGAGAACTGAGAATCAGTAGGTATTTGCTTCTTGTCTTTGCATTATGAATTATTGTGCAGCATCTATGATAATATGTTGTCAAATTTTGCAATTGCAGTTTGAAATTCTGCAGTTCTGTGAGTGATCTTGTGATAATATGTTGTCAAATGTTGCGTGATAATAATGACTGCTATATAATGAAAACATCAGATTATACTTTTGTAGTTCTCTAGTTTCTTTGATTACACTAGCTGTTCGTCCTATCAGTTAAGAAATAATTTGTGCTTTTATCCGATATTGTATGTTTGAAATACTGtgcatattaattttttgatagaatttatgattttgattagtatatattttatttgatatttgtagGACGGTCATTCTTCAAGTTAGTTGGCAACTTCTCCTTTCATTTCAGGGGCATCATACCATTACCAAGCATTGTGCTTTCTTTTACAAGATTGATTTTGAAGTGCACTGATTACAATGTTGAGAATCATTTTTGGAATTTTGGTTATTAGTTTTAATGAAAGACATATTAGTGGATTATTGTTTagaatgatttatgaaaattttggttaTCAATTTCAATGAAAAGCATTTTAATCTATAAATATGTTTATTCAAGTAGTATATAATTGGTGTAATCAAAATTATTGGTcatttaaatagaatttatatATCAGAACAAAAAAACGTTTGGGGCAGTTGAAatataactataaaaaaatgcttttggggcggttataaccgcacCTAAATAAATGATATGTCAATATTAAAAAATGGTTTGGGGCGGTTCTAAAACCGCCCCTACACATGCAAGTAAATAGGGGCGATTAAAACCGCCCCTATAACCCGCCCCTATAATTTAAAGTTACCCCGGCAGTTGTTAAAACCGTCCCTGTTTTGTAGTGGCGCCCGGGAAAACGGCGTTTTAAGGGCGGCTCCCGAAACGGACCTATCACCTGTAGGGGCGGTTAAAACCGCCCCTACAAGCAAAAAATACCGCCCCCATAGAGCTGTTTTGTTGTAGTGTAAACCATATGGTTTCGCCTATTTTCCGTTTCAGCGTTTATGTTTCCGTGCTTTTACATGACAAGTTCATCAGCCTACTAAATGTGAAAATGTCATAACTGATGAGAAAGAAGAGCTTTTTCATCATTATCATCCATCTCAACCTCTTTCAATTCCGAAATGTGCAGCGAGGAATGTTCTTCTCTCGGAATAGACGAATCTGCCTCGAGTTGTTGCATCTCCGACTCTATCAAGGCGTTCATTCTCGCCCGCTCTCGGTCTCTCGGATATGTGCAGTAAAGGAAAGAATAGATGGAACAACATATTGCCATCGGAACGCCGATTGCTGTATAAAGCGCCTTGGCAAGAGATGCAGCATTGTCTCTATCTGTTTCAACTTTCATAGTTTCTGATGAGGCTTTGGGAGTTTTATAACCATAAACATGCTGAGCCAAAATTCCAACTATAGGAGGAGCAAATGAAGCCAGTACCGATTCCAATGATCGATCCAATGCGTAGATACTTGTTCGAGACTTTTCTGGAACTATTTCTGCAAATATTGGACTGTACATCACATTAGAAAAACATCAGAAATCTCAATTTCTTCAATtcgggtacaattgaaatgaaatacTTACTTGTTCGTTGCGGCACCATTCCAAGATATGCATAGTCCCATGATGAACAACACCAGACCATGCGAAACTGCTGAGGACGGATCATCAGGCAACACCAACAACAGAATTGCAGCTAAAGGAATAGCCGAGCCAGAGCTAATCTGCGATAGGCTTATCCTGCCAGAATTCGGAAAGCGTTTAGCAAGAATGTCTCCCATCATTCCTCCGAATAGGCCGCCAATAGAACTACCaatttgaaaaagagttaaGAGGAATGCAGTTTTCTCATGAGAGAAGCCAACAAGTTCTAACCACATTGCTGTAAATGACAAAGCAAACCAAGGAAATGATCCAGACACACCTTGAGCTATGAGTATTTGAAAAGATGGTATCTTTAAAATCATTTTCGCTTCTTTGATCAAATCCTTCATTTCTGATACAAAAGACTGAAGGTTGGTTTGGTCCTTCGATCTTTTATCCGTATCAGAAAAACATGGATCGTTGGCGAATAGTCGAACC containing:
- the LOC126655790 gene encoding uncharacterized protein LOC126655790 isoform X1, with translation MKQETLTLVLVNLAGIMEKADESLLPGVYNEVGAALHIDPTGLGSLTLFRSIVQTLCYPLAAYLASHHNRAHVIAVGAFLWAAATFLVAVSSTFLQVAVSRGLNGIGLAIVLPAIQSLVADSTDETNRGTAFGWLHLTSNLGSILGGLCSVLIASKSFMGISGWRVSFHLVGLLSVVVGILVRLFANDPCFSDTDKRSKDQTNLQSFVSEMKDLIKEAKMILKIPSFQILIAQGVSGSFPWFALSFTAMWLELVGFSHEKTAFLLTLFQIGSSIGGLFGGMMGDILAKRFPNSGRISLSQISSGSAIPLAAILLLVLPDDPSSAVSHGLVLFIMGLCISWNGAATNNPIFAEIVPEKSRTSIYALDRSLESVLASFAPPIVGILAQHVYGYKTPKASSETMKVETDRDNAASLAKALYTAIGVPMAICCSIYSFLYCTYPRDRERARMNALIESEMQQLEADSSIPREEHSSLHISELKEVEMDDNDEKALLSHQL
- the LOC126655790 gene encoding uncharacterized protein LOC126655790 isoform X2 — translated: MKQETLTLVLVNLAGIMEKADESLLPGVYNEVGAALHIDPTGLGSLTLFRSIVQTLCYPLAAYLASHHNRAHVIAVGAFLWAAATFLVAVSSTFLQVAVSRGLNGIGLAIVLPAIQSLVADSTDETNRGTAFGWLHLTSNLGSILGGLCSVLIASKSFMGISGWRVSFHLVGLLSVVVGILVRLFANDPCFSDTDKRSKDQTNLQSFVSEMKDLIKEAKMILKIPSFQILIAQGVSGSFPWFALSFTAMWLELVGFSHEKTAFLLTLFQIGSSIGGLFGGMMGDILAKRFPNSGRISLSQISSGSAIPLAAILLLVLPDDPSSAVSHGLVLFIMGLCISWNGAATNKNSSRKVSNKYLRIGSIIGIGTGFICSSYSWNFGSACLWL